The DNA window TCCCAAAGTGTGTTTCAACGCTTTATCAATTTCAGTGGTTGGTAGCGAACCAATCACATTGTAAATAGATGAAATAGTGATAGTTGTGAGGTTATCGGTCATTACCACCGAGTCCGTAAGTAACCCTGATTGTTTGCCAGCGATCGTATTCAACATCACTAAGACTCGGCTGGGATGAATATTCCTAATCAAGTGGCTAGTGATCATCGCAACTATCACTTGTGGAAGTCCTGTTTGCAAATTATCAGCTTGGACAATTAGCGCAGGTCTTGTTTTTGCAGTAATAAGATCTGAGTTGGGAAACACTACAAGAGCAACGTCTCCTCGTTTAACGTTTTTTTGCAGCATCATAATTATCGTAGATACTCATTTCGGGGCTATCCCACTCTTCAGCAAAGGTAAATAGACTGGATCGTAATATCTGAGCATCTGCCTTATTAATAGCAAGGGATTCTAAATCAATCCCACCTGAATTTAGGAATGTGACGATGACTCTTGTACCATCGGGGATGCCTGTGGGTAGATCTCCGATCTTGATTTGTCCATTACGGTATAAACCTTCAAAACTTGTGAGCATAGCAAGCTATTCCATAGATTTGGAGCGACGTTACCTTTTAGAATACCAAAATCCAAGCCCAAAAACAGGGGTGCTGCTTAGTGCCGTCTCTCATTTAATTACGGCGCTAAAAACAATTAGTACGAACTACGGGTTGCATTATCATACTTTGCTGCTAGTATGTGTGCATCAAATTTGAAAACTAAAAAAGTGAGCTAGCAATAGCCGTGACAGTGCAGCTTCCCCCCCTTCCCGAAATTCATCACCCAAAGATTCAGGCGCTTTTCCAGAAGAGCGATCGCGAACTCGTGACGCTATTTCAAAGACATCCTGAAGAGGGTCAATTCTTTGCGGCGATTTTTTGTCGCTATGGACAAGTGCTATACACCTTAATTGTTACAGCAACAAGATCGCCAGTGCAATCAGACTACTTATTTGTGAAAACTTGGGAATATATCTACCATGAGATGCGAGTACTAGACTTGCGAGCGAATACGCCGAGATTATCCTTGCAAAGTTGGCTGATTAATATTGCGGCAATGATGATTAATCGTGCTGAAGTACCACCTGTTGAAGAGATCCAATATTCGCTTAAAGATACACCGCCAGTATTTTGGTGCTACCTTAATCAAGCGCTAAATCAAATGGCTGGCAACCTACGTCTGGTACTATTGTTGTCTCAAACTTTTCAGTGGAGCCATACGCGCATCGCTGCTTACTTACATGCTGAAGGCGAAAACATCTCTGCTAGTGATGTTAAACAGCTTCTAGTCAAGGCATATCAAGCCCTAGAAGATGCCCTTCCCAAAGATATCCGAGACATTTACCTAGCTCAAACCGCCGTTACTGCCTGAGGTAAAGATTATGCAAACATTGAGTCCAACCATCTCTCCAACCATCTCTCCAACCATCTCTCCAACTATTTCCAGAACATACAACCCAAGGGGTACTGACGCAGAGACTGATTTTTTGCCTGCGATCGCTCACTCTTCAGTCTTGCAAACAGCGTTGGCTGGTTTGGATGCGAGCCTC is part of the Pseudanabaena sp. BC1403 genome and encodes:
- a CDS encoding type II toxin-antitoxin system PemK/MazF family toxin; the encoded protein is MLQKNVKRGDVALVVFPNSDLITAKTRPALIVQADNLQTGLPQVIVAMITSHLIRNIHPSRVLVMLNTIAGKQSGLLTDSVVMTDNLTTITISSIYNVIGSLPTTEIDKALKHTLGI
- a CDS encoding RNA polymerase subunit sigma-70 → MQLPPLPEIHHPKIQALFQKSDRELVTLFQRHPEEGQFFAAIFCRYGQVLYTLIVTATRSPVQSDYLFVKTWEYIYHEMRVLDLRANTPRLSLQSWLINIAAMMINRAEVPPVEEIQYSLKDTPPVFWCYLNQALNQMAGNLRLVLLLSQTFQWSHTRIAAYLHAEGENISASDVKQLLVKAYQALEDALPKDIRDIYLAQTAVTA